From Hydra vulgaris chromosome 07, alternate assembly HydraT2T_AEP, a single genomic window includes:
- the LOC136082320 gene encoding uncharacterized protein LOC136082320 — translation MEKFNLLKHGGIIKDEIHIKIGGDYGGGSFKMSYQVVNQNQPNSKSNSFVFSTFEAKDYRVNLKVGLSRYTQQVDEMQKMVWKNHHCRVFMFGDYDFLCSVYGITRASDKFFFYYEINNYPNKSISASE, via the exons ATGGAAAA GTTTAACTTACTTAAACATGGTGGGATTATAAAGGAtgaaatacatataaaaattggTGGTGATTATGGAGGTGGTTCTTTTAAAATGAGTTACCAAGTTGTTAATCAAAATCAGCCTAACtcaaaatcaaatagttttgtGTTTAGTACTTTTGAAGCAAAAGACTATCGTGTCAATCTGAAAGTTGGACTGTCTAGATATACACAACAAGTTGATGAGATGCAAAAAATGGTTTGGAA aaatcaCCATTGTCGTGTTTTTATGTTTGGAGATTATGATTTTCTGTGCAGTGTATATGGAATCACAAGAGCTagtgataagttttttttctactatgaaataaataattatccTAACAAATCTATTTCTGCAAGtgaataa